From the genome of Abyssicoccus albus, one region includes:
- the dnaJ gene encoding molecular chaperone DnaJ yields the protein MAKRDYYEVLGLSKGASKEEIKRAYKKLSKKYHPDINKDEDADVKFKEIAEAYEVLSDEQKKAQYDQFGHAGMGQGAGGQGFGGFNAGGFGGFEDIFSSFFGGGARRDPNAPRQGSDLQYTMSIDFEEAVFGGEKEITIPKEVECEVCNGSGAKPGTKVNTCTTCRGVGQVQVEQDTPFGRVATQTTCPDCQGSGKTFEHKCHKCHGEGTHTKDVKIKVNIPEGVDTGQKIRLAGKGEPGVNGGPQGDLYIVFRVKSHPTFTRDGDDIHLSKMISFSQAALGDEIEVPTLTGKVKLTIPAGTQTGKRFRLKDKGVKNVRGFGHGDQFITVNIETPSKLTERQQELLREFAEINGETLQEQPNNFFDKTRKFFKGD from the coding sequence ATGGCGAAACGAGATTATTATGAAGTATTAGGTTTATCAAAAGGTGCTTCTAAAGAAGAAATTAAACGTGCATATAAAAAACTATCTAAGAAATATCATCCAGACATTAATAAAGATGAAGATGCAGATGTGAAGTTCAAAGAAATCGCTGAAGCGTATGAAGTATTAAGTGATGAGCAAAAGAAAGCCCAATATGATCAATTTGGCCATGCTGGTATGGGACAAGGTGCAGGCGGTCAAGGATTTGGTGGATTCAACGCTGGCGGCTTTGGCGGCTTTGAAGATATATTTAGTTCGTTCTTTGGAGGTGGCGCTAGACGTGATCCAAATGCACCAAGGCAAGGCTCTGATTTACAATATACGATGTCAATAGACTTTGAAGAAGCCGTATTCGGTGGAGAAAAAGAAATTACGATTCCTAAAGAGGTCGAATGTGAAGTATGTAATGGATCAGGTGCTAAACCGGGCACTAAAGTGAATACATGTACTACATGTCGAGGTGTTGGACAAGTCCAAGTAGAACAAGATACACCATTTGGTCGTGTTGCAACACAAACGACATGTCCAGATTGTCAAGGCTCTGGTAAGACGTTTGAACATAAATGTCATAAATGTCACGGTGAAGGCACGCATACGAAAGATGTCAAAATTAAAGTGAATATTCCTGAAGGTGTCGATACCGGGCAGAAAATTCGCTTAGCGGGTAAAGGTGAGCCAGGCGTGAATGGCGGACCACAAGGAGATTTATATATCGTCTTTAGAGTTAAGAGTCACCCAACATTCACAAGAGATGGTGATGATATTCATCTATCGAAAATGATTTCATTTAGCCAAGCGGCGTTAGGTGATGAAATTGAAGTCCCTACGTTAACTGGTAAAGTGAAATTGACAATTCCGGCAGGTACTCAGACAGGTAAAAGATTTAGATTAAAAGATAAAGGTGTTAAAAATGTGCGTGGTTTTGGTCATGGTGATCAGTTTATCACGGTGAACATCGAAACACCGTCAAAACTTACCGAACGCCAACAAGAATTATTAAGAGAATTTGCTGAGATTAACGGTGAAACATTACAAGAACAACCGAATAATTTCTTCGATAAGACACGTAAATTCTTTAAAGGAGATTAA
- the dnaK gene encoding molecular chaperone DnaK, whose amino-acid sequence MSKVIGIDLGTTNSCVAVLEGGEPKVIQNPEGNRTTPSVVAFKDGEKQVGEVAKRQMVTNPNTIASIKRHMGTDHTEEIDGKKYTPQEVSAMILQNLKATAESYLGETVSKAVITVPAYFNDSERQATKDAGKIAGLEVERIINEPTAAALAYGLDKTDKEQQILVFDLGGGTFDVSILELGDGVFEVLSTAGDNRLGGDDFDQVIIDHLVQEFKKENSIDLSKDKMAMQRLKDAAEKAKKDLSGVSSTQISLPFISAGEAGPVHLEMTLSRAKFEELSHELVQRTMGPTRQALKDAGLSKSEIDEVILVGGSTRIPAVQEAIKKEIGKEPNKGVNPDEVVALGAAVQGGVITGDVQDVVLLDVTPLTLGIETMGGVSTPLIERNTTIPTSKSQVFSTAADNQPAVDIHVLQGERSMAQDNKTLGRFQLTDIPPAPRGVPQIEVTFDIDKNGIVNVTAKDLGTEKEQKITIESSSNLSDDDIDRMVKEAEANADEDKKRKEEVDLRNEADQLVFTTDKTIEDLGDKVSEEEKQEATSAKEALEEALKGDDLEEIKAKKDALQEKVQALSMKLYEEMAQQQQAAQGEEGQPSQDDDVVDADFTEVDDDKDNK is encoded by the coding sequence ATGTCTAAAGTAATTGGTATAGATTTAGGAACAACGAACTCATGTGTTGCGGTATTAGAAGGTGGAGAGCCTAAGGTTATTCAAAATCCAGAAGGTAATAGAACGACGCCTTCAGTTGTAGCTTTTAAAGATGGTGAAAAGCAAGTTGGTGAAGTAGCGAAGCGTCAAATGGTGACTAACCCTAATACAATTGCGTCAATTAAACGTCATATGGGTACTGACCATACTGAAGAAATTGATGGTAAAAAATATACACCACAAGAAGTTTCAGCGATGATTTTACAAAACTTAAAAGCAACAGCTGAATCATACTTAGGGGAAACAGTTTCAAAAGCGGTAATTACAGTTCCTGCATACTTCAACGATTCAGAGCGTCAAGCAACGAAAGATGCTGGTAAAATCGCTGGTCTTGAAGTAGAGCGTATTATCAACGAGCCAACTGCTGCTGCGTTAGCATATGGTCTTGATAAAACAGATAAAGAGCAACAAATCCTTGTATTTGACCTTGGTGGTGGTACGTTTGACGTCTCTATTTTAGAACTTGGTGATGGTGTATTCGAAGTACTTTCTACAGCGGGGGATAACCGTTTAGGTGGAGATGATTTTGACCAAGTCATTATTGATCACTTAGTACAAGAGTTCAAGAAAGAGAATAGCATTGACCTTTCTAAAGATAAAATGGCAATGCAACGTTTGAAAGATGCTGCTGAAAAAGCGAAAAAAGACTTATCAGGTGTATCTTCTACGCAAATTTCATTACCATTTATTTCAGCAGGTGAAGCTGGACCGGTTCACTTAGAGATGACATTAAGCCGTGCGAAGTTCGAAGAGCTTTCTCACGAATTAGTTCAACGTACAATGGGACCAACACGTCAAGCACTTAAAGATGCTGGATTATCTAAATCAGAAATTGATGAAGTGATTTTGGTTGGTGGTTCTACACGTATCCCGGCAGTACAAGAAGCTATCAAAAAAGAAATTGGTAAAGAGCCTAACAAAGGTGTTAACCCTGATGAAGTAGTTGCATTAGGTGCAGCTGTTCAAGGTGGAGTAATTACTGGGGATGTACAAGATGTGGTACTTCTTGACGTAACGCCATTAACATTAGGTATTGAAACAATGGGTGGTGTTTCTACACCATTAATCGAACGTAACACAACGATTCCGACGTCTAAATCACAAGTATTCTCAACAGCTGCAGATAATCAACCGGCGGTAGATATTCATGTGTTACAAGGTGAGCGTTCTATGGCGCAAGACAACAAAACACTCGGTCGTTTCCAATTGACTGATATTCCACCAGCACCACGTGGTGTACCTCAAATCGAAGTAACATTTGATATTGATAAGAATGGTATCGTTAATGTTACAGCGAAAGATTTAGGTACAGAAAAAGAACAAAAAATTACGATCGAATCTAGCTCAAACTTATCAGATGATGATATCGACCGTATGGTGAAAGAAGCAGAAGCGAATGCTGATGAAGATAAAAAGCGTAAAGAAGAAGTAGATTTACGTAATGAAGCAGATCAACTTGTCTTCACGACTGATAAAACAATTGAAGATTTAGGAGACAAAGTATCTGAAGAAGAGAAGCAAGAAGCGACGTCTGCAAAAGAAGCTTTAGAAGAAGCGTTAAAAGGTGACGACTTAGAAGAAATTAAAGCGAAAAAAGATGCGTTACAAGAAAAAGTACAAGCGTTATCTATGAAACTTTATGAAGAAATGGCTCAACAACAACAAGCCGCTCAAGGTGAAGAAGGTCAACCATCACAAGATGATGATGTTGTAGATGCAGATTTCACTGAAGTTGATGATGATAAAGATAATAAATAA
- the grpE gene encoding nucleotide exchange factor GrpE, translating into MEKDKKEQSPTGEQNEQRHEDVVDMEQHVSVDGQSTQSENDEVQKNSDANHTEESTADETLERNSDEETSKDEIIELSKSEYDQLVQDKDLAEDKHLRYVAETENFKKRTRKEYETLNKYKSQSVIESLLPTLDNFERALSQFNDKEDSFYKGVEMTYNSLLNTLKEHGLEIIEDEGAQFDPNLHQAVMQEANDDVESGYIIESMQKGYKLKDRVIRPSMVKVSE; encoded by the coding sequence ATGGAAAAGGATAAAAAGGAACAATCACCTACGGGTGAACAAAATGAACAACGGCATGAAGACGTTGTGGATATGGAACAGCATGTTTCAGTAGATGGTCAATCAACACAATCAGAAAATGATGAAGTGCAGAAAAATTCAGATGCTAATCATACTGAAGAGTCAACTGCAGATGAAACATTAGAGCGAAATTCTGATGAAGAAACCTCTAAAGATGAAATCATTGAACTGAGTAAATCAGAATATGATCAATTGGTTCAAGATAAAGACTTAGCAGAAGATAAGCATTTAAGATACGTTGCAGAAACTGAGAACTTCAAGAAGAGAACTCGTAAAGAATACGAAACATTGAATAAATATAAATCACAAAGTGTCATCGAATCATTATTACCGACACTTGATAATTTTGAACGTGCGTTATCTCAATTCAATGACAAAGAAGATAGTTTCTATAAAGGCGTTGAAATGACATACAATAGTTTGTTAAACACGTTGAAAGAGCACGGTCTAGAAATCATTGAAGACGAAGGTGCTCAATTTGATCCGAATTTACATCAAGCAGTGATGCAAGAAGCGAACGACGATGTGGAATCAGGATATATCATTGAGAGCATGCAAAAAGGTTATAAACTTAAAGATCGTGTGATTAGACCAAGCATGGTTAAAGTTAGCGAGTAA
- the hrcA gene encoding heat-inducible transcriptional repressor HrcA has translation MLTNRQQQLLNVIVDAFIDEVQPIGSNALLDRYQLNISSATIRNEMSQLEKLGYLLKPHHSSGRVPSNEGLMIYINDLMNFDMADQHELEWIQTIVNTFIEEPNILWSTLADSIAHTTEQTTLITTELQQQPSITNVYITPLGTIHAVLIVVYNNQRILKSMIDLPRNIHIDSLPVISNIIQQGKRGDDVHSNVEEYMQEMFIQHVSSEYNLVKWFTMLIQHEALNPLKQQNETIISGKDRLLNQINEQNIESMKALLKIFETDELNEVPFHSTLDGVDVTFGSDFEETIEGISFVSTQVEWYEGYDTTIAIVGPMTMNYKEIIPMFRTISKLGV, from the coding sequence GTGCTGACAAATCGACAGCAACAACTGTTAAATGTTATTGTAGATGCATTTATTGATGAAGTACAGCCGATTGGTTCTAATGCACTGCTTGACCGTTATCAATTGAATATCTCTTCTGCTACAATTCGCAATGAGATGTCTCAATTAGAGAAGTTAGGTTATTTATTGAAGCCACATCATTCATCAGGTCGAGTCCCTTCGAATGAAGGGTTAATGATATATATTAATGACTTAATGAATTTTGATATGGCTGACCAGCATGAACTTGAATGGATTCAAACGATCGTGAATACATTCATTGAAGAACCGAATATATTATGGTCAACACTCGCAGATAGTATTGCTCATACGACCGAACAAACGACTTTAATTACAACTGAATTACAACAGCAACCTAGCATTACGAATGTATATATTACACCTCTTGGAACAATTCATGCGGTATTAATCGTTGTTTATAACAATCAACGCATTTTGAAAAGTATGATTGATTTACCAAGGAACATTCATATCGATAGTTTACCGGTCATTTCTAATATTATTCAGCAAGGTAAACGAGGAGATGATGTTCATTCCAATGTTGAGGAATATATGCAAGAAATGTTTATTCAACACGTATCGAGTGAGTATAATTTAGTGAAATGGTTTACGATGCTCATTCAACATGAAGCATTGAATCCATTAAAGCAACAAAATGAAACGATTATTAGCGGTAAAGATCGGTTGTTAAATCAAATCAATGAGCAAAACATAGAATCGATGAAGGCTTTGCTGAAAATTTTTGAAACAGATGAATTGAATGAAGTCCCGTTTCATTCTACACTTGATGGGGTAGACGTTACATTCGGTAGTGATTTTGAGGAGACAATTGAAGGAATTAGCTTCGTATCGACTCAAGTTGAATGGTATGAAGGGTATGATACGACGATTGCAATTGTCGGTCCTATGACAATGAACTACAAAGAAATCATCCCGATGTTTAGAACGATATCTAAACTAGGGGTATAA
- the hemW gene encoding radical SAM family heme chaperone HemW, whose translation MNTKINSAYIHIPFCKHICTYCDFNKYYIDTQPVDEYIDQLIKEIKSVPKQSMQTVFIGGGTPTALSIEQLKRLFKAIYEQFNGIEELTVEANPEELTDDKIECLKAHGVNRLSIGVQTFDAELLNVLGRAHSKDQAIQSVYKAKDVGIESISLDLMSELPNQSLDQLKSSLEIALNLPIDHISIYGLILEPQTMMYNAYRKSKLELPTETTIDEMDEMIESMMEQVQMKRYETSNFATSEEHQSKHNLTYWNNDYYYGFGAGAHGYVDGVRYSNINPVNHYIESIKKHHHARRDEHPVTLKEQYEEFMFLGLRKTEGVSRTEFERRYGVTLESIYEVPLNQLIYHQMIEVNPLNGDDIYLTKKGKRHANEVLSHFIIDDQD comes from the coding sequence ATGAATACTAAGATAAATAGTGCATATATTCATATCCCATTTTGTAAACATATATGTACTTATTGTGATTTTAACAAATATTATATAGATACCCAGCCCGTTGATGAGTATATTGACCAGCTCATTAAAGAAATAAAAAGTGTGCCTAAACAATCAATGCAGACTGTATTTATCGGTGGAGGTACGCCGACAGCGCTCTCTATTGAACAATTAAAAAGGTTATTCAAAGCAATATATGAACAATTTAATGGTATAGAAGAATTGACCGTTGAAGCGAATCCAGAAGAGTTAACGGATGATAAAATTGAATGTTTAAAAGCACATGGTGTGAATCGATTATCAATTGGTGTACAAACATTTGATGCGGAGTTATTGAATGTATTAGGAAGAGCACATTCTAAAGATCAAGCGATTCAATCTGTTTATAAAGCGAAAGACGTTGGAATAGAATCAATATCACTCGATCTAATGTCTGAATTACCTAATCAATCTTTAGATCAGCTAAAATCTTCGCTTGAAATAGCGTTGAATTTACCAATTGACCATATATCTATTTATGGATTGATATTGGAACCTCAAACAATGATGTATAACGCCTATAGAAAATCTAAATTAGAACTGCCAACAGAAACAACTATTGATGAGATGGATGAAATGATAGAGTCCATGATGGAACAAGTTCAAATGAAGCGGTATGAAACATCGAACTTTGCAACAAGTGAAGAGCATCAGTCAAAACATAATTTAACGTATTGGAATAATGATTATTATTATGGTTTTGGTGCAGGCGCACACGGGTATGTTGATGGTGTTAGATACTCCAACATTAATCCAGTGAATCATTATATTGAATCGATTAAGAAACATCATCATGCAAGACGTGATGAGCATCCAGTGACATTGAAAGAACAATACGAAGAATTTATGTTTTTAGGATTAAGGAAAACAGAAGGGGTTAGCCGTACAGAATTTGAAAGACGTTACGGCGTGACACTCGAATCTATTTATGAAGTGCCTTTGAATCAATTGATTTATCATCAAATGATTGAAGTGAATCCATTAAATGGTGATGATATTTATTTAACGAAAAAAGGAAAAAGACATGCAAACGAAGTGTTAAGTCACTTTATTATTGATGATCAAGATTGA
- the lepA gene encoding translation elongation factor 4: MTFENKSERQKHIRNFSIIAHIDHGKSTLADRLLENTKTVESREMKSQLLDSMDLERERGITIKLNAVQLKYVAKDGEEYIFHLIDTPGHVDFTYEVSRSLAACEGAILVVDAAQGIEAQTLANVYLALDNDLELLPVINKIDLPAAQPEVVRDEIENVIGIDASEAVLASAKANIGIEEILEQVVQNVPAPNGDPNAPLKALIFDSVYDAYKGVISSVRIVDGSVKPGEKIKMMATGKEFEVTEVGINTPKPMRVDELNVGDVGFVVASIKNVSDARVGDTMTHAANPTPEALPGYKKMNPMVFCGIYPIDSGDYNDLRDALEKLELNDSSLQYEPETSQALGFGFRAGFLGLLHMEIIQERIEREFGIELIATAPSVIYHVYTTDGHMIEVDNPAQMPDPQKIDKIEEPYVKAEIMVPNDFVGSVMELCQKKRGNFMTMDYLDDIRVNIIYEIPLSEIVFDFFDQLKSNTKGYASFDYELSGYQESKLVKMDILLNGDQVDALSFIVHRDFAYERGKAIVEKLKTLIPRQQFEVPVQAAIGQKIISRTNIKSMGKNVLSKCYGGDISRKRKLLEKQKAGKAKMKAVGSVEIPQEAFLAVLKMDDE, translated from the coding sequence ATGACTTTTGAAAATAAGAGTGAAAGACAAAAACATATAAGGAATTTTTCAATCATTGCACATATTGATCACGGCAAATCAACGCTCGCTGATCGCTTATTAGAAAATACAAAAACGGTTGAAAGCCGTGAAATGAAATCACAATTATTAGATTCGATGGATTTGGAACGTGAACGTGGGATTACAATTAAATTAAATGCTGTTCAATTAAAGTACGTTGCAAAAGATGGAGAAGAATATATTTTCCATTTAATTGATACACCTGGGCATGTCGATTTTACATACGAAGTGTCTAGATCTCTTGCAGCGTGTGAAGGAGCCATATTAGTTGTCGACGCAGCACAAGGTATTGAAGCACAGACGTTAGCGAATGTTTATTTAGCATTAGATAATGATCTTGAATTATTACCTGTCATTAACAAAATTGACTTACCTGCAGCCCAACCAGAAGTTGTTCGTGATGAAATAGAAAATGTTATTGGAATTGACGCTAGTGAAGCAGTCCTTGCAAGTGCGAAAGCAAATATCGGTATCGAAGAAATATTGGAGCAAGTTGTCCAGAACGTTCCAGCGCCAAACGGAGATCCTAATGCACCCCTAAAAGCGTTAATTTTTGATTCAGTTTATGATGCATATAAAGGTGTCATTTCTTCGGTAAGGATTGTTGACGGTTCAGTCAAACCTGGTGAAAAAATCAAAATGATGGCGACGGGCAAAGAATTCGAAGTGACTGAAGTCGGTATCAATACACCGAAGCCAATGCGAGTGGATGAATTGAATGTTGGTGATGTCGGTTTTGTCGTAGCGAGTATTAAAAATGTCAGTGATGCTAGAGTTGGTGATACGATGACTCACGCAGCAAACCCAACCCCTGAAGCACTTCCAGGTTATAAAAAGATGAACCCAATGGTATTCTGTGGAATCTATCCAATCGATAGTGGAGATTACAATGACTTACGTGATGCATTGGAAAAGCTAGAACTGAATGATTCATCACTACAATATGAACCTGAGACGTCTCAAGCGCTAGGATTTGGTTTTCGTGCAGGGTTCCTTGGTTTATTGCATATGGAGATTATCCAAGAACGTATTGAAAGAGAATTTGGTATTGAATTGATCGCGACAGCACCTTCTGTAATTTATCATGTTTATACGACTGACGGTCATATGATAGAAGTTGATAATCCAGCACAGATGCCAGATCCGCAAAAAATCGATAAAATTGAAGAGCCATATGTTAAAGCAGAAATTATGGTACCGAATGATTTTGTGGGGTCGGTGATGGAATTATGCCAGAAAAAACGTGGTAATTTTATGACTATGGACTATTTAGACGATATTCGTGTCAATATTATTTATGAAATTCCGTTATCGGAAATCGTCTTTGATTTCTTTGACCAATTAAAGTCTAATACGAAAGGTTATGCATCATTCGATTACGAATTGTCAGGATATCAAGAAAGTAAGCTTGTGAAAATGGATATCTTATTGAACGGTGATCAAGTCGATGCGCTAAGCTTTATTGTACATCGTGACTTTGCATATGAACGTGGTAAAGCAATCGTTGAAAAATTGAAAACGTTAATTCCACGACAGCAATTTGAAGTACCAGTTCAAGCAGCCATTGGTCAAAAGATTATTTCAAGAACAAATATTAAATCTATGGGTAAAAATGTATTGAGTAAATGTTACGGTGGAGATATTTCACGTAAACGTAAATTATTAGAAAAACAAAAAGCCGGAAAAGCGAAGATGAAAGCTGTTGGCTCGGTGGAGATTCCACAAGAAGCATTCCTTGCTGTATTGAAGATGGATGATGAATAA
- the rpsT gene encoding 30S ribosomal protein S20 translates to MPNIKSAIKRVTTSQTRHDRNIAQKNEMRTAVKKALAAKSEGSDNAQDLLNNAIKLVDKANQSNLIHTNKAARLKSKLMSKNA, encoded by the coding sequence ATGCCAAATATTAAATCAGCAATTAAGCGTGTAACGACTTCACAAACTCGTCATGACCGTAATATCGCTCAAAAGAACGAAATGCGTACTGCAGTCAAAAAAGCATTAGCTGCAAAATCTGAAGGGTCAGACAACGCTCAAGACTTATTAAACAACGCAATTAAATTAGTTGATAAAGCGAACCAAAGCAACTTAATTCATACGAATAAAGCCGCTCGCCTTAAATCTAAATTAATGAGCAAAAACGCATAA
- the holA gene encoding DNA polymerase III subunit delta: MIEILYSNDEQMVKRTRDERIKSLLSEPRDEFNCVVMSLEHNTTNEVIEEILTLPMFSLEKVVVIKNATMFTGSKDKQVTKEEISMWLDLLEQQVDNHVIFEVYQEKLDGRKKITKLIESSHRATAVEPPSERQFSHYITEQLAKDDYTMDQPAMKRFIERIGVNLQQADIEIEKLKTYTYDSRVITLEAINDIVPESIEEEIYILTDLIKSGKKQLAAKKISELILRKEEPIALLGLIASQYRLYYQTKLLSMKGMNKFEIGKTLGVHHFRIQLALEQCHRLELMDILAMLNICAELDFKLKDTALDKEAVMQLYVANL; encoded by the coding sequence ATGATTGAAATACTCTATTCAAATGACGAGCAAATGGTTAAAAGAACTAGAGATGAACGAATTAAATCGTTATTATCTGAACCACGTGATGAATTTAATTGTGTGGTAATGTCTTTAGAACATAATACGACAAATGAAGTGATTGAGGAAATATTAACACTTCCAATGTTCTCACTAGAGAAAGTTGTTGTCATTAAGAACGCAACAATGTTTACCGGTTCAAAGGATAAACAAGTGACGAAAGAAGAAATATCGATGTGGTTAGACTTGTTAGAGCAACAAGTAGATAATCATGTCATTTTCGAAGTGTATCAAGAAAAATTAGATGGTCGAAAAAAAATTACAAAACTGATAGAATCTTCTCACCGAGCAACTGCGGTTGAACCTCCTTCTGAGCGTCAATTCAGTCATTATATCACAGAGCAACTTGCTAAAGACGACTACACGATGGATCAACCAGCGATGAAAAGATTTATCGAAAGAATTGGTGTGAACCTTCAACAAGCTGATATAGAAATTGAGAAGTTGAAAACATACACGTACGATTCGAGAGTGATTACATTAGAGGCGATTAACGATATTGTACCTGAATCAATCGAAGAAGAGATTTACATACTAACTGACTTAATTAAATCAGGAAAAAAACAACTTGCTGCTAAAAAGATAAGTGAATTAATTTTAAGAAAAGAAGAGCCAATTGCTTTACTTGGTTTAATTGCTTCTCAATATAGGTTGTATTACCAAACAAAGCTATTAAGTATGAAAGGGATGAATAAATTCGAAATTGGAAAAACACTTGGTGTTCACCACTTCAGAATTCAATTAGCATTAGAGCAATGTCATCGATTAGAGTTAATGGATATACTGGCGATGTTAAATATTTGTGCCGAGCTTGATTTTAAACTGAAAGATACAGCACTAGATAAAGAAGCGGTTATGCAATTGTATGTTGCTAATTTATAA
- a CDS encoding YqzM family protein — MNKFEHDVQSKNNDVADSAIGFLTMFGCLATIYIIAQVFQIVAG; from the coding sequence GTGAACAAATTTGAACATGACGTACAATCTAAAAATAACGACGTAGCAGATTCAGCCATTGGATTCTTAACAATGTTTGGGTGTCTTGCAACAATTTATATCATTGCACAAGTTTTCCAAATTGTCGCAGGTTAG